In Paenibacillus phoenicis, one genomic interval encodes:
- a CDS encoding NUDIX hydrolase, producing the protein MTEYVKKMRKLIGHEPLLLCGASIILFNQLNQVLMLRRSDNGCWCFPGGAVDLGENTEYSVRRELFEETGLSVEELSIFGVFSGKELHYIYPNGDEVYIVDIVYSSNKFYGEINIDNESREYRFFDIEDIPAEISPPVMPVVNELKRRNRSNNV; encoded by the coding sequence ATGACCGAGTACGTTAAGAAAATGAGAAAATTAATTGGACATGAACCGTTACTATTATGCGGTGCAAGTATTATTTTATTTAATCAGTTAAATCAAGTTCTAATGCTAAGAAGAAGTGATAATGGTTGCTGGTGTTTTCCAGGCGGAGCTGTTGACCTAGGTGAAAATACTGAATATTCGGTTCGAAGAGAACTGTTTGAGGAGACCGGTTTAAGTGTAGAAGAATTGAGTATTTTTGGTGTTTTCTCAGGAAAAGAGTTGCACTATATTTACCCTAATGGAGATGAAGTATATATCGTCGATATTGTTTACTCTAGCAATAAATTTTATGGAGAAATAAACATTGATAACGAAAGCAGAGAATACCGATTTTTTGATATTGAAGATATACCTGCCGAAATTAGTCCTCCCGTAATGCCAGTTGTAAATGAGCTAAAGAGAAGAAACCGGTCAAATAATGTGTAA
- a CDS encoding GrpB family protein, which yields MTNKVTLSNYSDLWAQEFEKDRNRILALLGDKVKRIEHVGSTSIPGMAAKPIIDIAVAVDHLSIIDDCAIALLNQIGFEYVPKEDFPNRMFFRRGEWGNGTHHLHVYEYESEEWKNIIFFRDYLVKYPDVAVKYLNLKREMAEICPDRQTYTLCKAPFIQKILAQANEECNNTQQ from the coding sequence ATGACAAACAAAGTCACACTCAGTAACTATAGTGACCTTTGGGCACAGGAATTTGAGAAAGATCGTAATCGCATTCTGGCTTTGCTCGGTGATAAGGTGAAGCGAATTGAACATGTAGGTAGCACTTCAATTCCTGGCATGGCGGCTAAGCCGATTATAGATATTGCGGTGGCGGTAGATCATCTTTCCATTATCGATGATTGTGCGATCGCACTACTTAACCAAATCGGCTTTGAATACGTACCAAAAGAGGATTTCCCCAATCGTATGTTCTTTCGAAGGGGCGAATGGGGGAACGGCACACATCATCTACATGTGTACGAATATGAAAGTGAGGAATGGAAGAACATTATTTTCTTCCGGGACTATCTAGTCAAGTATCCCGACGTTGCCGTTAAATACTTGAACTTAAAACGTGAAATGGCGGAGATCTGTCCTGACCGGCAAACATATACGTTGTGCAAGGCACCGTTTATTCAAAAAATACTTGCTCAAGCGAATGAAGAATGCAACAACACGCAGCAGTAA